GTTTGAGCTTCCTGAACTTCTTTTGATCTCACAGGTCCCATGTATTCCATATCATCTTTGAGCATACCCGATGCTCTTTCTGACATGTTTCTGAATATTTTATCTTTAAGGTCTTCATTAGAGCCTTTGAGCGCAAGTGCAAGGTCTTTTGTCTCAACTTCACGCAGTACACGCTGAACTGATCTGTCATCAAGCTTTGTAACATCTTCAAATACAAACATAAGTTCTCTTATTTTTTCTGCCATTTCGAGATCCTGAACTTCTAAAATCTCCATGATTTTTCTTTCAGCCGTTCTATCCGCGCGGTTAAGTATATCAGCCAGTGCTTCTATGCCGCCGGCTTTTGAAAAATCCTGAGAAACAACTGCTGAAAACTTACTTTCAATAATTTTTTCTACTTCTCCCAATATCTCAGGATTTGTTCTGTCCATTTCAGCTATTTTTATTGCCACCATTGCTTGAAGCTGATCAGAAAGATTGCTTAAAACTAATGCAGCTTTATCAGGCTTTAAATAAGCCAGAATTAAAGCAATAAGTTGAGGATTTTCGTTTTGAAAAGACGTTGCAAGTTGTGCAGCATCGGCATTATTAAAAAATTGAAAAGGATCAGCCTTGTTCGCAGCTAGTTTTTCAAAAAGCAGACCCGCTTTTTGATCGCCAAAAGTATCTGACAAAAGTTTTTTAGCATAATCAGGACCGCCGCGGTTCAAAAAATTGCTTGCCTGAAACAGAGAATAAAACTCTTCAAGCACTTCATCAATAACTTCTGTTGGTATTTTAGTGAGATTTGCGATATCAAGAGTAATTTGTTCAATTAATTCATCATCAGCCAAATTTTTTAGTACTTCTGTGGCTGTAGCCGGTCCAAGAGCAATTAAAAGAGTGGCAACTTTTTGAGTGCTGCTCATAGAGCTAATGGTTAAAGTATTATTGTGATGATGATCAGCCATATTTTTTAATCCTTTATAAATGACTGTAGTAGACGTGCCGCTTCTGCCGGATCAGAAAGAATTGTGGCATTTATATCTGTTTTTATTTTTTCCAGAACAGGATCCATGCTTGTTCCAAGAATTGGAACACCTTCTCCCGATGCTGAAATCATGCCGGGTTCTTCGTTCTCAATTGCTTCATCGCCATAATATCTTCCAGAATCATAGATTTCTCCGCTTAAAGGCTTCTTGAACAGGGAGCTGAGAACAAAAAGAGCACCAAGACCAAGAACGAGAATCACAACCAGCGGGGCTATGCTTTGTATCAAAAATTGCTGCGAATTGGTTTTGTCCAATTGGCTTACCATTTGATTTCCCTGCTCGTCAGGATTCATTGCAAACTGCATTCCTGTAATTGTAATTATATCACCTCTTGTTTCATCAGCACCGCTCGCCGAAATTACAAGTTTTTTGATTTCGTCTTTTTCTTTTGTTGTAAGAATTTTATTAAGAGCGACAGCAATAGTCATTCTTTGGACTTTACCCGGGGCGTACACAACCTGACTAACTTCTTTGGAAACATTATAATTTTTTGATGTTCTTATTTTTTCATAATTTTTTCCGGAAGAAGGCTCGGAAGCATTAATTGCTGCATCTGTGTTTCCTGCTGCTTTTTGACCTTTATCGTAAACTTCTGATTCCTCTTTTGAATCAGAAAGAACTCCTGTGGGAACTCCGTTGCTGTCTGTTGCAGGAAGATATTTTTCTGTAGTGGTTTTTGTTCTGTCAAAATTAATATCTGCGCTTACTTCAACAGAAACATTGCCGACCCCTACAATATTCTGAATAACTTTTTGAACTTTTTTTACAGCTTCTTTTTCAAATTGCGTTTTATAGTCATCTCCTGAGCTGTTTGCACTGTCTGAATCTTCTGCCAGATTAACTCCGCTTTGGTCTGTAACAAAAACTTTTTCGGGTGTAAGTCTAGGTATTCCGTAAGCCACAAGGTTTTTAATCGCTTTAATTTGGTCAGCTTTAAGTTTTGTTCCACTTTCAAGAATAAGCATAACGGAAGCCGAAGGCTGTTCGTCTTTATCGGCAAATACAGACCTGTCGGGTTCTGCAATTTGAACTCGAGCTTTTTGTATTCCTCTTATTTTTTCTATTGTTTTTATTAATTCATCCTGAAAAATCTTTTGCCTTGTCAGTTTATTCTGAAAGTCAGTAGCACCAAACTGCATTTTGTTTAATAGGTCAAAACCGGGGTTGCTGTCTTGAATAACGTCATTTTGGGCAACCATAAGTCTTAATTCTTCTTTTGCTTTTAGTGGAACCAGAATTGTTTTTCTGTCATCGCTTAATTTGAAAGGATAACCTGATTTTTTCAGGCTTTCTATAACAGCATTTGCATCGGTATCCGATAAATCACTGTAAAGAACCCCCCATTCGGGTTCCATTGATTTAATAGCTATAAAAGAAACCGCAAAAACTGAAGCAACAAGCAAAAGCATGATAACCAGTTTTTGCATGAACTCCAGTCCGTTCCATAATTTTTTTATATCATTTAAAATTACACTTAATTGTGTTTCCAATTCTAACTCCCCGAAAAAATCCTTTTATGTTTATACCCATTATACTAAAGAATGTAATTGAAGTATCTTTTTTAAGTTTTGTTAACTATATATCACACTTGCATTCTGGAAATCTCCTGATAAGCCTGAAGAATTTTGTTTTTCATCTGAACAGCAAGTTGCATAGAAAGATTGGCTTTTTCAGACGCTATCATTACGGTGTGCATGTCTATGTTTCCGCCTGAAGCAAAAGTTTCAACAGCTTTTTCCGCATCCCTGTTTTTTTCGTTAATACTATTAATATAATTACCGAGAACGTTAGAAAATTTATTTGCGACTTCGCCTGTTGTTATTTCCGATTTATCAAATTGACTGCTGTCATCAAATGATTGATTTTTTTCAACCAACCCCTTAAGATCAGCTTTAAGCTCAAGATCATCATTACTGATTTTAGAAAAATCTATTTTGTTTATACCCTCATTAATGGGGTTAATATTTTCAGGACCCTGTACCTCATCATTCTGAATCATAAAATTATCCAGCTTGTTAATATTTCCAGTCCCTATACTATTTAAATTATTGAATCCTTGCAATCCTGATAACGCTTCTAACATATTATATACCCCTTATCTGATTATTAAATTCTCATAGCAGATGTAATCATGCTTTTTGTAGCATTTATTGAAGTAACATTCGCTTCATAAGCTCTGCTTGCTGAAATCATATCAACCATTTCGCTTACTACATTTACGTTTGGAAGATTTACATAGCCATCTTTGTCTGCATCAGGATGAGAAGGATTATAAACTTTGTTAAGCGGTGTTTTAAAATCTTCTCCTACCTGAAGAACTTTAACTCCGTTGAGTGCGCTAAGTCCTGAATTTTGACTTACAGATCCGCTTAAATCCGCATTTGAGTTTGTCTCATCAGAATTTTCCGATTCATCGTTATTATTTTTTCCGTTTACCATATTCCCGTATACAGAGGCAAAAACTGCTTCTTTTCTTCTGTAAACACCGGGTGTTCCGTCAGCATTCCTTGTTGTATTTACGTTTGCAATGTTGCTTGCAATTGTGTCCATTTTTATTCTCTGTGCTGTTAAGGCAGAAGAACTTATATCTAAAGCGTTGAAATTCATTTGTTATCTCCTCAATTATTTTATTAATGTATAAAATCCGGATAAGAATTTATACATTACCTCCTCTGATTATTTCCGCAAGGCTTTTGAATTCCCTTGATTGTAAGTTTGCAAGTGCATTATAGCTCATACCGTTTTTTGTCAAAGAACTCATTTCCTGTTCAATGTTAACAGTATTTCCGTTCGTATTAGGAGCATTTTCATCACTTTCTACCGTTTGAGGATTAAAGTCGGACATTTTCATAAAAGACTCATTATAATTTACGCTCAAAGGAGCTTTCGGCTGATTATTTGATAAGATGTTATCAATGGTATTATTCATTCCCATTGAATTTATCAATCTTTGATTTTCTTTTAAGTCTTCGGTATTTATAATTTTACTTAACTGATCTTCAAAAGTTACGTCTACTCTTTTGTAATCAGGAGTATCGGCGTTAGCAATGTTTGAAGAAATGGCTTTATGTCTTGCGGAAAGACCGTCAAGACCTAAAGTAGCAAATTCTATTGTTCTTGTACTTATTAAATCCATAGTTTTTTGCCTCCCCGTTTTTTAATAAGCGCTTATATAAATTAATTCAATCGGAAGCGACATTACAAAGGTTGTTCCTTCTGTGTCTGTTGAACTGATTAATAAACTTCCGCCATGTGCTTCCATTATTTTTCTTGCCCGCGCAAGTCCTAAACCTGTTCCGGTTTTTTTAGTCGTAAAGTAAGGTGTAAAGATTTTTTCTCTAAATTCAGGCGCTATTCCTGAGCCTTCATCTGAAATTTTTATTAAAATCGAATTGTTTTCATTGCTGTAATCAACAAATATTTTTACCTTGTCTTCTGATTTTGAAACTTCAAGAGCGTTTTTAACGATATTTAAAACAGCTTGATGCACTTTTGTTTTATCAAAAGCGACTTTAAAATTTTCATTAAGCAGGTTTTCGAATGAAAGACTTACATTTTTTGACTCAAAGGAAGGCTTAACAAGGTTTATAACCTCCAATAATGTTTTGTTAATATCAGTTTCGGTTTTTTCAAGAAACATCGGTTTTGAATAATCTGTTAATTCAGTTAAAAGTGCCTCAAAATTTTGAGAAGCGCAGCTTATAGAATTTGTTGAATTCATAAGACTTTCAAACACTTCTTGGTCTTTTATTCTCAGCTTTTTAATGTTTTTTGAAATTATTTTTGCATGCAAACCTATCATTCCGAGTGGATTTCTTAATTCATGCGCTATTGTTGAGCATAATTGATCAATAGCCGAATGTTTTTCGATAGGAACTGTTTTTTCGCAAACATCTTTTAATTCGGTATTTGCACAAATTAAGTCTCTTTGCCCACTTTCAAGATTTGTTATGAGTTTTCTTAAAATAGTTGTGAATTTTTCGTTATTTCTTCTATCCTGCAAGATTTTTGATAAATCTTTTTCAACATTTTCATTGTAAGCAATTTCCTGAAGAAATTCGATGACGGATTTTGTATCTTCAGGATTCATTGAGCAGAAACCTTCGCACAGTCCCAAAACACCTGTGTTTGATTCGTTCCAATATATGCAGGCAGAAAACCTTTCGGCAATGATTACAAGAAACTCATCGTTTTCAAGACCCGGATGATTCGAAGCAATGCTGTTAAATCCTTCTATATTATCAGAGTAGGCATATACTTTCGATTCAGTGTACTTAAGTCTGTTTAAAAGCCCTTGAAAACCTTGTGAATTTTTTAGTCTGGCAAAAATTACTGACGGGTATCTATTTTCTATAATGGTTTCAAGAAAACACCTGAAAAGAGTAGCAAGGGTTTGCCTTGTATATGAATCAAGTTCTATATAATTAAATAAATCTTTTATAGATGTTTTTGAATTGTACTTTGAAACTTTTTTCATTTCTTTGCCCGATAATTACTTATATTGATTTGCAATCAATGCTATTCTGATGATAAAGAGCCATTAGTCCTATTAACTAAACTGCTGCTTTCATTTTTCTTCTATTGCCGATGGAATGGTTGATTGCATAAAGTACAGCCTGTGTTCTGTCATTTACCTGTAATTTTTGGAATATATTATTTACGTGTGTTTTTACTGTTGTTTCACTGATAAATAATTGTTTAGCAACGCCTTTATAAGTGATTCCCTGTGTAAGAAGTTCAAGAACTTCTTCTTCTCTTTGTGTAAGGTATGAAAGAAGATTTTCTGAATCATCTGTCTTAATTTTTGACTCTTCTTTAAGGGTGGCCTGAAAATGATCAAAGAATTTTGCAGTAAGCGAGGAAGGAAGATAAATTTTCCCGTTGGATACTTCCTGTATCGCTGTGATTAATTGTGAAGCAGCCATTGTTTTTAAGATATATCCTCTTGCTCCGACTTTCATTGCTCTAAAAATAAGATCTGAATCATCATAGCCTGTTAAAGCAATAACTTTGGTATCTAAATCAAGTTTTTTGATTTCCTGAATAGCTGTAATTCCGTCCATATCAGGCATGTTAATGTCCATTAATACAACGTCAGGTTTGTATTTTTTAATAAGAGAAATGGCTATTTCAGCAGTCGCTGCAATACCTTTTACTTCAAAATCGCTCTCGATTTTTACAAGTTCCCTGATTCCTGAAGCGTGATCATAGTTGTCATCAACGATTAAAACGGTTCTATTTTCTTGTAAACTAACACTACGCATAAATTACTCCCCTACTGTATTTACCTCAACAATATTTTTTTAATCCCTATAAGGGGATTACCCCCTTTATTTGTTCTACACTATGCATAGTACTTTGTTTGATGAGTCCTCTCATCGATACAGAGGTTTATATTTATCCTGTGAAAGGTTTAATTTAGGATCTAAACCTTTTGATTTAAATTAAGATATTTCCTTTGAATAAAAGGTGTTTCCGCTCCTAATTCGTTTAAATGAGTAGCATATTAAACAGCTGATTTTTTAAAAGTATTTCATTTATCGAAACTAATCTTTTTAACTTATTTTGTGTCAAAAATGTGATATACTTTGAAAAAACTAAAAGAGGATTTTTACAAATGGGAATTGTTGAAAAAATTAGAGAACTCGGCTATGAGCTTCCGGAAGTATCAAAACCTATAGGCGCATATATACCTGCATTAAGACTGGGAAATCTTGTTATGACTTCAGGAATGTTGCCTATTAAAGACGGAAAACTTGCTTATACAAATGAAATTGGCGGAGTTTTTCATAATGTTGAAGATGGATATCAAGCCGCAAAACTATGTGTTTTAAATGGATTAGCCGCAATAAACCAGCTCGTTCCCCTTGATAATATTGAGCGAATAATCAAAGTTACAGGATATGTAAACAGCGCAAAATCTTTTACAGACCAACCAAAAGTAATAAACGGCGCATCTGATTTTCTTGTAGAAATTTTTGGAGAATCAGGTCGTCATGTAAGAGCCGCAGTAGGCGTAAATGAGCTTCCATTAGGCGCGTCAGTAGAAATAGAATTTATTGTTCAGGTCAAAGATTAAAAGAAGTTAAAGTTAAAAATATGAAAACAAATAACAAACTTTGTCGTATTTATAACAAAGTTTGTTATAATAGAAACATGTGAAAACTAAGGAGGATTTTTATATGAATATTTCGCTTACACCTGCTCTGGAAAAAATGGTTCAGGATAAAGTCGCGTCAGGTCTTTATAATTCAGCAAGTGAAGTCATAAGAGAAGCTTTAAGACTTCTTTCTGAACGCGATGAAATTAAAAAATACAGAATAGAAGAATTAAACAGAGAAATCCAGGAAGGTCTTGATGATTTAGCAGCCGGCAGAGTAATTGATGCTAAAATAGCAATAAAAAGACTTAAGGAAGGTTAGTAATGGAACTTATTCTTACTGAAAGAGCATACAAGGACTTAGCAGAAATTAAAGAATATATATCATTAGACAATCCAACAGCCGCTAAAGAGCTTCTGTCCGATTTTGAAAAAGCCTTAGATAATTTAGCTTTAATGCCTAAAATTGGACATATTAACCAAACCCTTACAAATAAAAATGTTAGATTTTTAAACGTAAAAAAATATGTAATTATCTATAAAATCAATGATGACAACATTGCAGTCATTAGAATATCAAGTACTTACCGTGATATTTATGAAATGCTATCTGATTACTAAAAATTAAATAAAAGAAAATTTTATTATGACAAGAATTATTCCCTTAAGGTACTCTGACATGGCAAAAGTCAGAAAAATGATAGAATACGTTAGCCCTGATATTTCCAAAGACAGGGTTAATGAAAAAACATTTGTTTATTTCCCTTTTAACGGACTGCATGAACTGCTCCCGGTAAATTTAAAATTTTTACAGGAGTGCTATGTTGCAGTAGAGGGACAAGAATTGCTGGGCTTAATAAGCCTTACCCCTGACGGAAACCAGAAAACCCGCTGGAAAATTAACAGGCTAATCCTAAATCCTAATGCTTACGATGCAGGAAAACAGCTTATTGATTATGTAGTCAACAAATACGGCGGTGCAGGAGTCGAAACCTTTATAACAACAATTGATGAGAATTATACAGAGGCTCTATCTCTTTTTAAAACAGCTTGTTCTTTCAGAAATTGTTCAAAAGTCAGTATATGGGAATATGAAAATTTGAAAAATTATGAAATTTCTGAAAATAATGTTCCGTTAAGAATCGCAAAGCTTTCTGATGCAAAAAAAATATACGGGCTTGATTGTGAAGCACTTTATCCCAAATTTAAAACATCATTGGTTAAAACAGAAAATGATTTTAAGTTTGATCTGGGAAATCTATTAATAAATAAATTTAAAGGTCACAAAATTCAGCGTTTTGTGCTTGATAATCCTCAAAAAGAACTAATAGAAAGCTTTTTATCAATTATGACAAAAGATGACGTTGTTTTTTGGGTTGATATAACACTTTCGCTTGCTTATCAGGAATATTACAAGGATATTTTAAATTTTGCCATAAATAAGGTTTCTTCAATCAACAGAGATGGAAAACTTTATATTGGTGTTCGTGATTTTCAGCAAACAAGCCGAAAAATAACAGAAGTTCTTTCTCAATATAATTTTAAACAGAATGGAAATTTTGAAGTTCTGGTGAAAGATTATTGGAGACCAGCTCAATATAAAACTGAAAATAAAGTTCCGATAATGATTTTTCCTGATATGACCAGCCCTGCGTGCAATATTATACATTTTATAAAATAATTTTAAGAAAACAGGAGATGCTTCATATCTTTGACCGCCTGATCTAAACCGGTAAAAACAGCTCTAGAAACTATTGAATGCCCTATATTCAGCTCAACCATTCCGGGAATTGATAAAATTCTTTTGGTGTTTTGGTAGTTCAATCCATGACCTGCATTTACTTTCAAACCGAGTTCTTGTGCAAGTTCAGCTGCTTTTTCCAATTCATGAAAGGTCTTGTCTTCTTCAAGTGTATCAAAGCTTTCTGCATACTGCCCCGTATGAAGTTCTATGAATTGAGCTTTGGTTTCAGCACTTGCTTTTACCTGTTCCAAATCAGGGTCTATAAAAAGGCTGACAATTATTTGTGCTTCCAATAGAGGTTTTAAGTATTCTTTAAGATATTCTTTTTGTTTAATAACATCAAGACCTCCCTCTGTTGTTAATTCCTGCCTTTTTTCTGGGACAAGAGTAACACTGTAAGGTTTTATTTCCAGCGCGATTTTCTGCATTTCTTCAGTTGCAGCCATTTCAAGGTTAAGACGGGTTTTAACAGTATTACTTAAAATTTTTACATCCCTGTCATTGATGTGCCGCCTGTCTTCCCGTAGGTGAACAGTTATTGCATCTCCGCCTGCAATTTCAACTATTGCTGCCGCTGAAACAGGATCCGGCTCCGCGCCGCCTCTTGCCTGTCGTATCGTTGCAATATGATCTATATTTACTCCAAGTGTAACCATTTTTATTTTTCCCTGAATTGATTTTTTACTTCCTGTCGATTTTTTTGAAAAGAAACTTCGGATATTTTGAAAACGAAAAATCAGATCCAAAAAGATTTTGCAGTCCAAATTTTTTCTTTTCAATATCTGTAGAAATGTCTTTTTCTTTTATTGATTCTGAAACACCATAAACTAATTCAAGTTCTGACTTTAATTTGTCCAGACCTTCTATTTGTATTAATTTTCCGCTATTTGCAAGTGAAATATGCCCTGTTTCTTCGGAAACAACCAAACAGGTAGCATCAGAAATTTCTGACATTCCTATAGCGGCTCGATGTCTTGTTCCGTACTGCCAACTAAGTTTTGGGTCTTCAGTCAATGGAAGAAGGACGCTAGAGGCGAGAATTTTGTCGCCATTGATAACTACAGCCCCGTCATGAAGAGGTGTATTCGGATGAAATATAGTTAATAATAATTCTGTACTGATTCTTGCGTTTAATTTTGTTCCAACTTCAAGAGTGCTTTCCATTCCTTCAGTATTCTGAAATACAATTAAAGCCCCTGTATGGGATTTGCTAAGATGTTTTATCGCATTCACAATTTGATCAATAACTTCTTTTACATCAGATTCAATATCTGTAACAAAGGAAGTCTTTGTAAAAAAACCATGCTGCCCAATATAGCCGAGAAAACGCCTTAATTCCGGCTGAAATATTACTACAAGAGAAAATATTACAATATTTACAACACTTTCGAGAACTTTTCCTATAATTTGAAGATTAAATAATTTGCTCATAAGAAGAGCCAAAAGAAGCATTAAAATGCCTTTCAATAGCTGTTCAGCGTGGGTTCCCGTTATGTATCTATAAATTTTGAATATTACTGCGCCCAGTACGAGCAGTTCAAAGATATTTTTAAAAAGATTAAAATTCCAAACCGGTCTTAAAGAAGAGAACATGGGGGAAACAAACCCTATGATTGAATGATAGTCAATATGCGGCAAGTATTCAAACACTTGTAGTGTTACCCCTTATAAATTATAAGTAATAAAAGCTTATGAGATTGCCGTATTGCCTATTATTGGCTCATCGCAATGACATACTTTCTTTCAATAACTGTTATACAAGATGACAGTTGCTTTCCTTTAACCTTTCAGGAATTACATCAAGAGAAATTAAATCCTGATAGGTTTCTCTTTTTATTATAACATCAGATTGACCTTCTTGTACAATAATTCCTGCCGGTTTCGGCACACGATTATAATTACTCGCCATAGAATAATTGTAAGCCCCTGTACAGAATATACAAATAATATCACCTGGCTCTGTTTCAGGAAGTACGGCATCATTTATTAACACATCTCCTGATTCGCAGTATCTTCCTGCTATTGTCACTGTCTCTGTAGCTTTTTCATTAGCTTTATTAGCGATAATCCCGTTATATTTTGCTTGATACATTGAAGGTCTTGGGTTATCAGCCATCCCTCCGTCAACTGCTATATATTTCTTGCCTTCAGGAACTTGTTTTGAGCTTCCTACAGTATAAAGTGTAACTCCTGCGTTAGAAATTATACTTCTTCCCGGCTCAATAACGATTTTGGGCTCAGGCAGGTTATATTTCGCTAAATTTTGTTTTAGAGCTGTTAAAATAACTTCTGCTATTTCAAAAACAGAAGGAGGATCATCTTCTGAAACGTATTGAACCCCAAGACCACCGCCCAAATTCATTTCTTCAAGTGTAATACCAAATTTATCCCGAATTCTTGCAAATTCAGAGACAACAACTTCTACTAAATCAGCATAAACGTTTGTTTCAAAGATTTGAGAGCCTATATGTCCGTGCAGGCCTTTTAAATTAAGATTAGGGCATCTTTCTTTTATAAGCTCTATAGCCTCATCAATCTGTGTTAAATCAAATCCGAATTTGCTGTCAAGATGTCCTGTTTGTATGTATTCGTGGGTGTGACATTCGATACCTGGTGTGATTCTTAAAATAACGTCGACTTGAAGGTTCTTTGACAGGGCAATGCTGTCAAGAAGCTCTATTTCGAAAAAGTTATCGACTGTAATTCTTCCAATGCCTGTTTCTAAAGCAAGCTCCAACTCCTCTGAAGATTTGTTATTTCCGTTAAAATAGCATTTTTCCATAGGAAAGTTTGCGCTTGAAGCTGTATAAATTTCGCCGCCTGAAACCACGTCCAGCCCGAAGCCTTCGTCCTTGAGAATAGCACAAACAGCTTGTGTCATAAAAGCCTTAGAGGCAAAAAGTATTGAAATATTACTATAGGAAGAAAAAGCTTCTTTGTACTGCCTGCAACTATTTCTTAAAGTTTCTTCATCGTATACATAAAGTGGAGTACCGTACTTTTCAGCTAATTCAACAACGTCACATCCGCCGATTTCAAGATGGCCACCGGCATTAATTTTAGTAGTGACCGGCATTATAGATTGGTTAACCGTATTTTTCATTTTAAATATTCCTTTGTTTTGTCTTTTTCAAGCTTTTTTATCATTAAAATTTTTCAAAATCTCATAATTTGTGTTTCTTTGAGCTGCTTTAAATCCTGCTTTTTGAATATTTTCGATAATTTCATCAATGGTGGCTCTGTTTAAGACACCTGCTGCCTTAACGACATTTTCCTCAAGCATTGTACCACCAAAATCATTTGCGCCAAATCTTAAACTTAGCTGTGCAATTTTTAATCCCTGTGTAACCCATGAAGCTTGAATATTCGGAATATTATCTAAAACAAGTCTTGAAACTGCAAGGATTTTTAGATAATCATTCGCTGTTATGCCAGAAAAACCAGTTTTAAAAAGTTCTGAAGAATATCCTTCAAACGGGGCGAAAGTCCAGGGAATAAAGGCTGTAAAACCGCCTGTTTTATCTTGCAAAGTCCGTATTTTTAAAAGATGTTCCACTATATGTTCATAATCTTCACCAAAACCAAAAACCATTGTTGCGGTTGTTTTTAGCCCTAAACAGTGTGCTGTTTCCATAATATCAAGCCATTCCTGAGAAGAAATTTTGTTAGGGCTTATTTTTTGTCTTATTTCATCGCATAAAATCTCAGCCCCGCCTCCCGGAATAGAAGACAGACCGCGTTCAATAAACATCTCCAGAAGTTTTTTGGAAGTTAAATTATTATTCTTTGCTATAAAAGAGATTTCCGAGGGGGAAAATGAATGAATAGTTAAAGAAGGAAAGTCTTTCCTAAGTGATGTTATGAGTTCCAGATAATAATCAAGAGGAATATCAGGATTTAATCCGCCTTGAAGTAGTAATTGGGTGCCTCCTACAGAAACAAGTTCGGTGATTTTCCTTTTTATAACTTGATAATCAAGAACATAAGAGCCTTTTTGGTCTTTATCCTTATGAAAGGCACAAAATTTGCATTTACAGGTGCATATATTTGTATAATTTATATTTCTATCCACAACA
This is a stretch of genomic DNA from bacterium. It encodes these proteins:
- the fliG gene encoding flagellar motor switch protein FliG; its protein translation is MADHHHNNTLTISSMSSTQKVATLLIALGPATATEVLKNLADDELIEQITLDIANLTKIPTEVIDEVLEEFYSLFQASNFLNRGGPDYAKKLLSDTFGDQKAGLLFEKLAANKADPFQFFNNADAAQLATSFQNENPQLIALILAYLKPDKAALVLSNLSDQLQAMVAIKIAEMDRTNPEILGEVEKIIESKFSAVVSQDFSKAGGIEALADILNRADRTAERKIMEILEVQDLEMAEKIRELMFVFEDVTKLDDRSVQRVLREVETKDLALALKGSNEDLKDKIFRNMSERASGMLKDDMEYMGPVRSKEVQEAQTKVVAVIRALEATGEITIFRDEAEDDLIE
- the fliF gene encoding flagellar basal-body MS-ring/collar protein FliF; translated protein: METQLSVILNDIKKLWNGLEFMQKLVIMLLLVASVFAVSFIAIKSMEPEWGVLYSDLSDTDANAVIESLKKSGYPFKLSDDRKTILVPLKAKEELRLMVAQNDVIQDSNPGFDLLNKMQFGATDFQNKLTRQKIFQDELIKTIEKIRGIQKARVQIAEPDRSVFADKDEQPSASVMLILESGTKLKADQIKAIKNLVAYGIPRLTPEKVFVTDQSGVNLAEDSDSANSSGDDYKTQFEKEAVKKVQKVIQNIVGVGNVSVEVSADINFDRTKTTTEKYLPATDSNGVPTGVLSDSKEESEVYDKGQKAAGNTDAAINASEPSSGKNYEKIRTSKNYNVSKEVSQVVYAPGKVQRMTIAVALNKILTTKEKDEIKKLVISASGADETRGDIITITGMQFAMNPDEQGNQMVSQLDKTNSQQFLIQSIAPLVVILVLGLGALFVLSSLFKKPLSGEIYDSGRYYGDEAIENEEPGMISASGEGVPILGTSMDPVLEKIKTDINATILSDPAEAARLLQSFIKD
- the fliE gene encoding flagellar hook-basal body complex protein FliE — protein: MLEALSGLQGFNNLNSIGTGNINKLDNFMIQNDEVQGPENINPINEGINKIDFSKISNDDLELKADLKGLVEKNQSFDDSSQFDKSEITTGEVANKFSNVLGNYINSINEKNRDAEKAVETFASGGNIDMHTVMIASEKANLSMQLAVQMKNKILQAYQEISRMQV
- the flgC gene encoding flagellar basal body rod protein FlgC, encoding MNFNALDISSSALTAQRIKMDTIASNIANVNTTRNADGTPGVYRRKEAVFASVYGNMVNGKNNNDESENSDETNSNADLSGSVSQNSGLSALNGVKVLQVGEDFKTPLNKVYNPSHPDADKDGYVNLPNVNVVSEMVDMISASRAYEANVTSINATKSMITSAMRI
- the flgB gene encoding flagellar basal body rod protein FlgB, with amino-acid sequence MDLISTRTIEFATLGLDGLSARHKAISSNIANADTPDYKRVDVTFEDQLSKIINTEDLKENQRLINSMGMNNTIDNILSNNQPKAPLSVNYNESFMKMSDFNPQTVESDENAPNTNGNTVNIEQEMSSLTKNGMSYNALANLQSREFKSLAEIIRGGNV
- a CDS encoding HAMP domain-containing sensor histidine kinase, which gives rise to MKKVSKYNSKTSIKDLFNYIELDSYTRQTLATLFRCFLETIIENRYPSVIFARLKNSQGFQGLLNRLKYTESKVYAYSDNIEGFNSIASNHPGLENDEFLVIIAERFSACIYWNESNTGVLGLCEGFCSMNPEDTKSVIEFLQEIAYNENVEKDLSKILQDRRNNEKFTTILRKLITNLESGQRDLICANTELKDVCEKTVPIEKHSAIDQLCSTIAHELRNPLGMIGLHAKIISKNIKKLRIKDQEVFESLMNSTNSISCASQNFEALLTELTDYSKPMFLEKTETDINKTLLEVINLVKPSFESKNVSLSFENLLNENFKVAFDKTKVHQAVLNIVKNALEVSKSEDKVKIFVDYSNENNSILIKISDEGSGIAPEFREKIFTPYFTTKKTGTGLGLARARKIMEAHGGSLLISSTDTEGTTFVMSLPIELIYISAY
- a CDS encoding response regulator transcription factor; amino-acid sequence: MRSVSLQENRTVLIVDDNYDHASGIRELVKIESDFEVKGIAATAEIAISLIKKYKPDVVLMDINMPDMDGITAIQEIKKLDLDTKVIALTGYDDSDLIFRAMKVGARGYILKTMAASQLITAIQEVSNGKIYLPSSLTAKFFDHFQATLKEESKIKTDDSENLLSYLTQREEEVLELLTQGITYKGVAKQLFISETTVKTHVNNIFQKLQVNDRTQAVLYAINHSIGNRRKMKAAV
- a CDS encoding RidA family protein, producing the protein MGIVEKIRELGYELPEVSKPIGAYIPALRLGNLVMTSGMLPIKDGKLAYTNEIGGVFHNVEDGYQAAKLCVLNGLAAINQLVPLDNIERIIKVTGYVNSAKSFTDQPKVINGASDFLVEIFGESGRHVRAAVGVNELPLGASVEIEFIVQVKD
- a CDS encoding type II toxin-antitoxin system ParD family antitoxin — translated: MNISLTPALEKMVQDKVASGLYNSASEVIREALRLLSERDEIKKYRIEELNREIQEGLDDLAAGRVIDAKIAIKRLKEG
- a CDS encoding type II toxin-antitoxin system RelE/ParE family toxin yields the protein MELILTERAYKDLAEIKEYISLDNPTAAKELLSDFEKALDNLALMPKIGHINQTLTNKNVRFLNVKKYVIIYKINDDNIAVIRISSTYRDIYEMLSDY